A window of Hymenobacter siberiensis genomic DNA:
AATAATCGCGCAGCGGCGGGGTAATGGTATGGGCATCCCACCCGTCGCGGCCGGCAGCGTAACGTGCTTGCCAGTAGGCCGCATCGAAGTTCGCAGAAACCGTTTCCATGTGGCCGAAGTATAGAATAAACTTGCCAGGGCAATAAAGTCCCCTATTTTTACGCCAAAGGTACGCGGCGCACCGCGCCACCATCCTTGATTTTTTTCCCGCTACTCTCGCTTAACTATTCCCGCATGGACCCGAACGAAACCCCCGAACCCCGCTCCAACAACAGCCGCGTCCTCCTTTGGGTAGCCCTCGTGCTGGTGCTCCTAGGCATCAACGGCGTTCTGTTTTACCTCAACCAGCAGAAAGGCCAGCAGAACGAAGTACTGACTACCGAAGTAAAAGCCAAGGACAGCAAGCTTCAGGAGCAAATCAAGCAGTACGAAGCCCTGAAGGCTGATTTTGAGCGCCAAAGCTCAGAGCTGCAGGCACTGGGCCTGAGCAACGACTCGCTCGAATCCAAAATCGCCGGCGTGAATGCCGACCTGCTGAAGCTGCGCTCCTTTAAGGCCGGCAGCTTTTCTATTGCCCAGCAAAACCTGTTCAAGAAGCGCGCCCAGAACCTGGAAGGCCAGCTGCGCAAAAAGGACGACGACATTGCCCAACTGAAGAAGGACAACGAGTCGCTCTACACCGAAACCACCACCCTCAAGGAAAAGCAGAACCGCTTGACCGACACCATCAGCACGGTGGTGCGCAGCAATAAGGAGCTGGCCGAGAAAGTGGGCGTGGCCTCGCGCCTGCAGGCCGACAACATCCACGTCGCCATCATCACCTCCAAAAACAAGGAGAAGGAGGACGATAAGGAGGAGTTCAAAGCCAAGCGCGTGGAGAAAGTCAAAATCACTGCCAACCTGGCCCGCAACGACGTATCGCCCAAAGAAACCAAAGCAATCTACCTGCGCATTCTGGAGCCCGATGGCGCGGCCCTCTACAACCTGAGCACCGGCGGCGGCACCTTCACCGTGGACGGCCAAGAGGCTTTCTACACCCAAAAGCAGGACGTGGTGTACGACAACACCAAGCAGAAACTGGAATTTGTGTATGCCAAAGGGGCCGAGTACAAGAAGGGCCTGCACACGGTGGAGCTGTATGAAAGCGGCCAGCTGATGGGTAAGACGACGTTCACGCTCAAATAAGTCTGAACCGCAGATTCGTCGGATTTTGTTGCCGATTTTCAACGTATACCGAATACCCACAGTCATCAAAAAAGGCTGCCAATCGGCAGCCTTTTTTGATGACCTAAATCGGCCACAAAATCCGACGAATCCGATAAATCCGCGGTTCAGACAGCTCGCTCGAACTCATCCAGCTGAGCTGTAGCAGCGGCAATATCCTCAGCAAACAGCGTGATAACTGCGCCTTGCGGGGCCGTTTTTAGCACGTGGGCGATGGCATCGGGCTCCTTCTCGATGTAAGTAATTTTCAGGTCGGGCTTGTCGAGGCGCAGGCCGCGCTCCATGATTTCACGCAGGAATTCCTTCGTCTTACCGCGCAGGTCGCGGTCCTGGCGCAGAATAACTTCATCGAAGATGCGGCCCGCGATGCGGGCAAAGCCCAGCGTATCCTCGTCGCGGCGGTCGCCCAGGCCCGATACCACCCCGATTTTGTGCGTGGCCGGCGTAGCTTCCATGAACTCGGCGAATTTGGTAATGCCCGCCGTGTTATGGGCGTAGTCCACAATCACGTCGAACTTGGGGAATTTATAGACGTTCATGCGGCCCGGCGTTTTCGTGGCCGAGGGTACGAAGGTGCGCAACGCGGTTTTGATGTCATCGCTCTCAAACCCGGCCAGGTAGCCGGCCAGTGCCGCCGCCAGACAGTTCTCAATGTTGAAGCCCGCCCGGCCTTCAAACGTCACCGGAAACTCGGCGGCCCGGTCGATGCGCAGCTTGTAGCTGTTGCGGTAAATCGTGACATAGCCTTCCTCGTACACCGCCGCCACGCCGCCGGCCTCCACGTGCTCCAGAATACGCGGGTTGTGCTCGTTCATGCTGAACAGGGCCACGCGGCAATCTACAGTGCGGGCCATGGCGTACACCAGGTCGTCGTCGGCATTGAGCACAGCCCAACCGTTTTTGCGCACCGTGCGAGGCAGCACGCCCTTCACGGCGGCCATTTCCTCCACGGTGTAGATGTCGCGCATGCCGAGGTGGTCGGCCGCCACGTTGGTCACCACTGCAATGTCGCAGCTATGGAAGCCCAGGCCCGAGCGCAACATGCCGCCACGCGCCGTTTCGAGCACGGCGTAGTTCACCGTGGGGTCCTTTAGCACAAACTCGGCGCTCTGGCCGCCGGTGCAGTCGCCGGTTTGCAGCTGCACGCCCTGGATGTAGATGCCGTCGGTGGTGGTGAAGCCGACTTTATAGCCCTTGCTGGCCACAAGATGCGCAATTAGGCGCGTGGTGGTGGTTTTGCCGTTCGTGCCGGTCACGGCAATAATCGGAATACGGGCCGTGCTGCCGCGCGGAAACAGCATATCCACCACCGGCGCGGCCACGTTGCGGGGCAGGCCTTCAGTGGGCGCGATGTGCATGCGGAAGCCGGGCGCGGCATTCACCTCAATCACCGCACCCCGGCTCTCGTTCAGCGGAATAGCAATATCGGTGGCCATCAGGTCGATGCCGCAGATGTCGAGACCCACGATGCCGGCGGCGCGCTCGGCCATCAGCACGTTGTAAGGGTGCATCTGGTCGGTCACGTCGGTGGCAGTGCCCCCGGTGCTGATGTTGGCCGTACTTTTCAGGTACAGGATTTCGCCGGCGGGCAGCACCGATTTCAGCGTCAGCTTGCGGGCTTTGAGAATATCCAGCGTGTGCTTGTCGGCCTTGATGCTGGTGAGCACCTTTTCGTGGCCAATGCCCCGGCGCGGGTCCTTGTTTACCTCATCAATGAGCTTCTGAATGGTGCTTTTGCCATCGCCGGTCACGGCGGCCGGTGTGCGCTTGGCAGCAGCAATGAGCTTGCCGTTCACCACCAGCAGGCGGAAGTCGAAGCCTTCGATAAACTGCTCCACAATCACGGCCCGCGAGTACACCTGCGCAGCTTTCAGGCCCTCGGCGGCATCTTTCCAGTTCATGATGCGGATAGTGGCGCCCTTGCCGTGGTTGCCGTCGAGCGGCTTGGTCACGATGGGGAAGCCCAGTTCGTCGATGGCATCGCGCAGGCCCGCCTCCGAATACACGGTGGTGCCGCGCGGCACGGGCACGCCCGCGTCATTCAGCATTGCCTTGGTGCGGTTCTTATTGCCGGCCACTTCCACGCCCGCGTGCGAAGTCAGGCTGGTGGTGGTAGCCCAGATGCGGCGCTGGTTCACGCCGTAGCCCAGCTGAATGATGCTGGTGTTCTTGAGCTGG
This region includes:
- the cphA gene encoding cyanophycin synthetase; translated protein: MKIVDLRTMRGPSYWSVKHHKLIVAKVDLQEFAGQWSNAVPGFAGRLMKLFPNIGTVQPGGMSGKQAAKHQPLTLEALNDGEPLGYVIQHVALELQRQAAMLVYWGKSYPAQEEGVEYVVFAYQEERAGRRAAEAAVEVVEAVCRKEKVDLKPIITELHEIREDEFFGPSTYSIVAEAASRNIPYIQLKNTSIIQLGYGVNQRRIWATTTSLTSHAGVEVAGNKNRTKAMLNDAGVPVPRGTTVYSEAGLRDAIDELGFPIVTKPLDGNHGKGATIRIMNWKDAAEGLKAAQVYSRAVIVEQFIEGFDFRLLVVNGKLIAAAKRTPAAVTGDGKSTIQKLIDEVNKDPRRGIGHEKVLTSIKADKHTLDILKARKLTLKSVLPAGEILYLKSTANISTGGTATDVTDQMHPYNVLMAERAAGIVGLDICGIDLMATDIAIPLNESRGAVIEVNAAPGFRMHIAPTEGLPRNVAAPVVDMLFPRGSTARIPIIAVTGTNGKTTTTRLIAHLVASKGYKVGFTTTDGIYIQGVQLQTGDCTGGQSAEFVLKDPTVNYAVLETARGGMLRSGLGFHSCDIAVVTNVAADHLGMRDIYTVEEMAAVKGVLPRTVRKNGWAVLNADDDLVYAMARTVDCRVALFSMNEHNPRILEHVEAGGVAAVYEEGYVTIYRNSYKLRIDRAAEFPVTFEGRAGFNIENCLAAALAGYLAGFESDDIKTALRTFVPSATKTPGRMNVYKFPKFDVIVDYAHNTAGITKFAEFMEATPATHKIGVVSGLGDRRDEDTLGFARIAGRIFDEVILRQDRDLRGKTKEFLREIMERGLRLDKPDLKITYIEKEPDAIAHVLKTAPQGAVITLFAEDIAAATAQLDEFERAV